One Candidatus Eisenbacteria bacterium DNA window includes the following coding sequences:
- the sbnA gene encoding 2,3-diaminopropionate biosynthesis protein SbnA, with protein sequence MHLPPDSRLGPSTPPHGVANLQTVGPELRPAPHLVARLKLLRNALRPTPHVPLAMEGMNLFAKLEYVNPVGSIKDRTAYWILKRAAERGQLCDKTTVIESSSGNFASALAAFTRLIGLRFIPVIDPKISSTYESFLRRICPTVVKVEDLDDTGGYLKTRLEMVHRLCATIPHSYWPNQYGNPDAAEAHYKLTAGEICANFHSLDYVFIGVSSAGTIAGVSRRLKERYPNVRVIAVDTEGSVIFGGPPRKRHIPGIGSSIVPPLLSHATIDDVVLVPEGETVQACQELLIDHGLFVGGSSGTVFAAIKRYAPRMVASKRPTVLFLCADRGAPYLDTVFDSSWATTLH encoded by the coding sequence ATGCACTTGCCACCTGACAGCAGACTTGGGCCATCGACGCCTCCGCACGGGGTAGCGAACCTCCAAACGGTCGGTCCGGAACTCCGGCCGGCCCCGCATCTCGTCGCGCGGCTGAAACTGCTCCGAAATGCCCTACGACCCACCCCGCATGTGCCATTGGCCATGGAGGGGATGAACCTATTCGCGAAGCTCGAATACGTCAACCCGGTCGGGAGCATCAAGGACCGCACCGCCTATTGGATCCTCAAACGGGCGGCCGAGCGAGGCCAGCTTTGCGACAAGACGACGGTGATCGAGTCTTCCTCCGGAAACTTTGCCAGCGCTCTCGCAGCCTTCACTCGCCTGATCGGTCTGCGATTCATCCCGGTGATCGACCCCAAGATCTCCAGCACTTACGAGTCCTTCCTCCGGCGGATCTGCCCCACAGTCGTTAAGGTCGAGGACCTCGACGACACAGGCGGATACCTGAAGACCCGCCTCGAGATGGTGCACCGGCTGTGCGCCACCATTCCGCACTCCTACTGGCCGAACCAGTACGGAAACCCGGACGCCGCGGAGGCGCATTACAAGCTCACGGCGGGCGAAATCTGTGCCAACTTCCACTCCCTCGACTATGTCTTCATCGGCGTCAGTAGTGCGGGAACGATTGCCGGGGTGTCTCGTCGCCTCAAGGAGCGCTATCCGAACGTTCGCGTCATCGCCGTCGATACCGAAGGCTCCGTCATCTTCGGGGGCCCACCGCGTAAGCGTCATATTCCGGGTATTGGGTCGAGCATTGTCCCGCCGCTCTTGTCGCATGCCACGATCGACGACGTCGTGCTGGTGCCCGAGGGGGAGACCGTTCAGGCCTGCCAGGAGCTTCTCATCGACCACGGGCTGTTCGTCGGCGGCTCCAGCGGGACTGTGTTCGCGGCGATCAAGCGGTACGCGCCAAGGATGGTCGCGTCCAAGCGTCCCACCGTGCTGTTCCTATGTGCGGACCGCGGTGCGCCCTATCTCGACACTGTGTTCGATTCGAGTTGGGCGACCACGCTCCACTAG
- a CDS encoding peptide synthetase — MSRGVAEPTVTAESTVLEDPRSTVTARTETVLAEVLAGVLRVDGVPVDSHFFEELGADSLVMAHFCARVRKRGDLPPISMRDVYRHPTIRSLAASLADVAPRAVESPGPAAVEAATPASTLEYVACGALQLLAYLGFTYLAVVAFGRVYEWISAGSDTLEIYRRLVLGGIAGFLLVCSMPILAKWVLIGRWKPGQIRLWSPAYVRFWIVKTLIRANPCALLFVGSPLYVLYLRALGAKIGTGVVIFSRRIPVCTDLLTIGAGTVIRKESFFQCYRAHAGRIETGTITIGRDAFIGERTVLDINTAMGDGTQLGHASALHSGQTIPAGERWHGSPAQRTEVNYLRVAPMPCGTLRRVGFCAGTLLLVFLVYLPFLEGSPYLLARVAPELARLLDPSAANATAFTLRDLSIEALELSLLLFFGAVLIGLPLAVAVPRILNLFLEPDRAYPLYGFHDRVQRAIARLSNVKLFARLFGDSSYIVHYLSWLGYRLSPVEQTGSNFGLVMTQANPCLCSVGTGTMVADGLAIINDEVSSSSFCVTRASIGPRNFLGNDVTYSSGARTGDNCLLATKVMVPLDGAIRENTGLLGSPCFEIPRTVDRDTRFDHLRIGEEFPRRLAAKNRHNIRTMVIFLFARWLGVFIVTILNLSAIALYDVAGHLATAALLAASLLVTPLYFVLVERCLAGFRSLEPTYCSIYDPRFWLHERLWKVPALDFLHSFDGSAYKTFLWRLMGVRIGRRVFDDGVHIPERTLATIGDHCALNNGSNIQCHSQEDATFKSDRTTIGAGCTIGVGALVHYGVTMGDGSALAAHSFLMKGEDVPAHARWGGNPAREMRDEQYQPA, encoded by the coding sequence ATGAGCCGCGGCGTGGCGGAACCTACTGTGACCGCTGAATCGACGGTGCTGGAGGATCCGCGCAGCACTGTCACCGCACGTACCGAGACCGTCCTCGCGGAGGTGCTCGCCGGCGTCCTGCGTGTCGACGGCGTGCCGGTCGACAGCCATTTCTTCGAGGAGCTAGGGGCCGACTCGTTGGTGATGGCCCACTTCTGCGCGCGGGTGAGGAAGCGGGGGGACCTGCCGCCCATATCGATGAGGGACGTTTACCGCCACCCGACGATCCGGAGTCTCGCGGCGTCGCTCGCGGACGTCGCCCCTCGCGCGGTCGAGTCGCCGGGGCCCGCGGCGGTCGAGGCGGCGACACCGGCGAGCACGCTTGAGTACGTTGCGTGCGGTGCGCTCCAGCTCCTCGCGTATCTCGGGTTCACCTACCTTGCCGTGGTCGCCTTCGGCCGAGTCTACGAATGGATCTCCGCGGGCTCGGATACCCTCGAGATCTACCGGCGGCTCGTCCTGGGCGGCATCGCGGGTTTCCTCCTGGTGTGCAGCATGCCGATCCTGGCGAAGTGGGTGCTCATCGGTCGGTGGAAGCCCGGGCAGATCCGTCTCTGGAGTCCGGCATACGTCCGCTTTTGGATCGTCAAGACCTTGATCCGGGCGAACCCCTGCGCCCTCCTGTTCGTCGGGTCCCCCCTCTACGTGCTCTACCTGAGGGCGCTCGGCGCGAAGATCGGCACGGGCGTCGTGATCTTCTCCCGGCGCATACCGGTGTGCACCGATCTGCTCACCATCGGCGCGGGGACGGTCATCCGCAAGGAGTCGTTCTTCCAGTGCTACCGGGCGCATGCGGGGCGAATCGAGACCGGGACGATCACGATCGGCCGGGACGCCTTCATCGGGGAGAGGACCGTGCTCGACATCAACACGGCCATGGGCGATGGGACGCAGCTCGGTCACGCCTCGGCGTTGCACAGCGGCCAGACGATACCGGCCGGCGAGCGGTGGCACGGCTCTCCGGCACAGCGCACGGAGGTGAACTATCTGAGAGTAGCCCCGATGCCCTGCGGCACGCTGCGTCGCGTCGGCTTCTGTGCCGGCACCCTGCTGCTGGTCTTCCTCGTGTACTTGCCATTCCTAGAGGGGAGTCCATACCTGCTCGCGCGGGTCGCGCCGGAGCTGGCCAGGCTTCTGGATCCGAGCGCTGCAAACGCCACCGCCTTCACGTTGCGGGACCTCTCGATCGAGGCACTGGAACTCTCGCTGCTCTTGTTCTTCGGCGCCGTTCTCATCGGCCTGCCGCTCGCGGTCGCGGTCCCTCGCATCCTGAACCTGTTTCTCGAACCGGACAGGGCCTACCCGTTATATGGATTCCACGATCGGGTACAGCGGGCGATCGCGCGCCTGAGCAACGTCAAGCTCTTCGCTCGTCTGTTCGGCGACAGCTCCTACATCGTCCACTATCTGAGCTGGTTGGGGTACCGCCTGTCCCCGGTCGAGCAGACCGGGTCGAACTTCGGACTCGTGATGACGCAAGCGAACCCGTGCCTGTGCTCGGTCGGCACCGGCACGATGGTTGCCGACGGGCTGGCGATCATCAACGACGAGGTCTCGAGCTCGTCGTTTTGCGTGACCCGCGCCTCGATCGGCCCCCGCAACTTTCTGGGCAACGACGTCACCTATTCCTCCGGAGCCAGGACCGGCGACAACTGCCTGCTCGCGACCAAGGTGATGGTTCCGCTGGACGGCGCGATTCGCGAGAACACAGGCCTGCTCGGCTCGCCATGCTTCGAGATTCCACGTACCGTCGACCGCGACACCCGATTCGATCATCTTCGGATCGGCGAGGAGTTCCCCCGTCGCCTTGCGGCTAAGAACCGACACAATATCCGCACCATGGTGATCTTCCTCTTCGCGCGATGGCTCGGCGTCTTCATCGTCACCATACTGAACCTCTCCGCCATCGCGCTTTATGACGTCGCGGGACATTTGGCCACGGCCGCGCTCCTAGCGGCGAGCCTCTTGGTCACCCCGTTGTACTTCGTTTTGGTGGAGCGCTGCCTGGCCGGATTCCGTTCGCTCGAGCCCACCTACTGCTCCATCTACGACCCGCGCTTCTGGCTGCACGAGCGCTTGTGGAAGGTGCCCGCCCTGGACTTTCTCCACTCCTTTGACGGCAGCGCTTACAAGACCTTCCTCTGGCGTTTGATGGGTGTTCGGATCGGCAGGAGGGTCTTTGACGACGGCGTCCACATACCCGAACGAACGCTCGCCACCATCGGGGACCACTGTGCGCTCAACAACGGCAGCAATATCCAATGTCACTCGCAGGAGGACGCCACCTTCAAGTCCGACCGAACCACGATTGGCGCCGGCTGCACGATTGGCGTCGGCGCACTGGTCCACTACGGGGTGACGATGGGTGACGGCTCCGCTCTCGCCGCCCACTCCTTCCTCATGAAGGGAGAGGACGTTCCGGCACACGCTCGCTGGGGAGGGAACCCAGCCAGGGAGATGCGAGATGAGCAGTATCAGCCTGCGTGA
- the creD gene encoding cell envelope integrity protein CreD, with the protein MRWNVLLKALIVGVLALAFVVPLVMIWGVVKDRARYRDAITAEVAASTARSQTLVGPLIVVRYRERIPPAVKGGVEQVREGTEILLPDSLAVRSNAHVETRQRGIHRVPVFRSANEITAEFTVPPRLGVSDKRLLLEEPRAEVVVGVSDPRGIRMVPQVRLDAAALEPRPGAGPGWLQQGFSVALPSHAVGRRVALDVRLELMGTDRLMFLPIGSVTSVELSSDWPHPSFVGAFLPDERNVSGRGFHAHWQLSRFATGIDDAMARIQDSMGRAILTPDRDGGASGFLNSDLGVRFVQPVDVYSQSERAVKYGFLFVFLTFVAFLLFEVLRRMAIHPIQYVLCGAALALFFLLLVSLSEHLPFAAAYLAASGACVGLIAFYVGHVLGSMRRGLVVGGVLGALYGFLYVILQSEDYALLLGAILLFAALTIVMIITRRVDWYRLSEEGSP; encoded by the coding sequence ATGCGTTGGAATGTGCTTCTGAAGGCGTTGATCGTGGGTGTTCTGGCGTTGGCCTTCGTGGTGCCGCTCGTCATGATTTGGGGTGTGGTCAAGGATCGGGCCCGCTATCGCGACGCCATCACCGCCGAGGTCGCAGCGAGCACGGCCAGGAGTCAGACCCTCGTCGGTCCCCTCATTGTCGTGCGTTATCGCGAGCGTATTCCGCCGGCCGTGAAGGGTGGGGTCGAACAGGTGCGGGAAGGCACGGAAATCTTGCTTCCCGATTCGCTGGCGGTCCGTTCCAACGCGCACGTCGAGACACGACAGCGCGGGATCCATCGCGTGCCGGTGTTCCGCTCGGCGAACGAGATCACCGCTGAATTTACCGTACCGCCCCGGCTTGGCGTTTCAGACAAGCGCCTGCTGCTGGAGGAGCCGAGAGCCGAGGTCGTGGTTGGCGTCTCCGATCCGCGCGGGATCCGCATGGTACCGCAGGTCAGGCTCGACGCAGCGGCTCTGGAACCGCGTCCAGGCGCCGGTCCGGGCTGGCTTCAGCAAGGGTTCAGTGTGGCCCTTCCTTCCCATGCCGTCGGCCGTCGTGTGGCGCTCGACGTAAGGCTCGAGCTCATGGGCACCGACCGCCTCATGTTTCTTCCGATCGGCTCCGTCACCAGCGTGGAGCTGTCGTCCGATTGGCCGCACCCGAGTTTTGTGGGCGCGTTCCTTCCTGACGAGCGCAATGTTTCCGGGCGGGGCTTCCACGCGCATTGGCAGTTGTCGCGCTTCGCGACCGGGATCGACGACGCGATGGCACGTATTCAGGACAGCATGGGCCGCGCGATTCTCACTCCCGATCGCGACGGCGGGGCGTCAGGATTCCTCAATTCCGACCTCGGTGTTCGCTTCGTCCAGCCCGTCGACGTGTATTCCCAATCCGAACGGGCGGTAAAGTACGGCTTCCTGTTCGTCTTCCTGACCTTCGTTGCGTTCCTTCTATTCGAAGTGCTACGGCGGATGGCGATCCATCCGATCCAGTATGTCCTCTGCGGTGCCGCCCTCGCCCTGTTCTTCCTGCTGCTTGTCTCGCTATCGGAGCACCTCCCGTTCGCAGCGGCCTATCTTGCGGCGAGCGGCGCGTGCGTCGGGCTTATCGCCTTCTATGTCGGGCACGTTCTGGGAAGCATGCGGCGGGGACTCGTTGTGGGTGGGGTGCTCGGCGCACTGTACGGCTTCCTCTACGTGATCCTCCAGTCGGAGGACTATGCTCTGCTCCTGGGTGCCATTCTCTTGTTCGCGGCGCTCACGATCGTGATGATCATCACGCGGCGCGTCGACTGGTATCGCCTTTCGGAGGAGGGGAGCCCGTAA
- a CDS encoding M23 family metallopeptidase, whose product MPRRFTMPLIIVAVTLLGSAPVLLQGATPPNATAQHPFAAPLPETPLAKPLVFNGGFGDYRMGHFHAGFDLGTVRKVGRPVFAPDRGWIDRVRSSGVGYGRSIYLRTSDGRTLQFGHLDAFAGALAGYVQHVQDSTGQYEQDLWPSPGQFPVRAGEIIAWSGESGAGGPHLHFEIRRGDVAYHPLRAGLVVVDNVPPRLATLILEPLDDTSLAAGRSGPLPVALSGGDTVSAIGRFRAIVRASDRLPNGTEDTVPWSVGIEWDGRRTECRFDSISWATDMSEEEYVYDSGRVTGGKGLVVWSPRGFRPKVLRADAPAGEEAGTITIRPGDPPRALDVWARDLGGGVAVRRVMLRPGAAPPRAFPGWWSGKESWSGTSVSFASLPGGFLRLTAPGSSSKDGPDLQLGAEARHATRAPGGWSATFSVPESAAARTVHLPLALRGSASVAALSARGGLVWARRERSGAKFELADATGTLRVGFAPGALFEDATVVAYAYPRSGARGLIAIDNSWQVEPSRHPLRIPARVRLAAPTGTSLDRVGLYRLDSGGWQWIGSDRDSATGAVAGNSSKLGRFALFSDVVAPRVALIKPPARTARPARARPYSRWAVEASVVEAGSGIDARSSWFEVDGRRVPTE is encoded by the coding sequence ATGCCGAGACGCTTCACCATGCCCCTGATTATCGTTGCCGTGACCCTGCTCGGGTCGGCTCCGGTATTGCTCCAGGGCGCCACCCCTCCGAACGCGACAGCACAACATCCCTTCGCGGCACCCCTTCCCGAAACCCCGCTGGCCAAGCCGCTCGTGTTTAACGGAGGCTTCGGGGATTATCGGATGGGCCATTTTCACGCGGGATTCGACCTCGGCACCGTGCGGAAGGTGGGACGTCCCGTGTTTGCGCCGGATCGCGGCTGGATTGATCGGGTTCGGAGCTCCGGAGTCGGTTATGGACGATCGATCTACCTGCGCACATCCGACGGGCGCACCCTCCAATTTGGCCACCTCGATGCCTTCGCCGGCGCTCTCGCCGGGTACGTGCAGCACGTGCAGGACTCCACGGGGCAATACGAGCAGGACCTCTGGCCGTCTCCCGGGCAGTTCCCGGTGCGCGCGGGAGAGATCATCGCCTGGTCGGGAGAGAGCGGCGCGGGTGGCCCGCATCTGCACTTCGAGATCCGGCGCGGGGACGTGGCCTACCACCCGCTACGCGCGGGACTCGTGGTCGTGGACAACGTCCCCCCGAGGCTCGCGACGCTGATCCTCGAGCCGCTGGACGATACCTCGCTGGCCGCCGGGCGGTCGGGGCCCCTTCCGGTGGCTCTCTCAGGCGGAGACACGGTATCGGCGATCGGGAGGTTTCGCGCGATCGTCCGGGCGAGCGATCGATTGCCGAACGGAACCGAGGACACGGTGCCGTGGTCCGTGGGGATCGAATGGGACGGTCGCCGCACGGAGTGCAGGTTCGACAGTATTTCGTGGGCCACCGACATGTCCGAGGAGGAATACGTCTACGACTCGGGACGGGTCACCGGTGGAAAAGGTCTCGTCGTGTGGTCCCCCCGGGGATTCCGTCCTAAAGTCCTCCGCGCCGACGCGCCAGCGGGCGAGGAGGCCGGAACGATCACGATTCGACCGGGCGATCCGCCGCGCGCGCTCGACGTGTGGGCGCGCGATCTGGGAGGTGGTGTGGCTGTGCGGCGCGTAATGTTGCGGCCCGGTGCTGCGCCGCCGCGCGCGTTTCCGGGTTGGTGGAGTGGCAAGGAATCTTGGAGTGGGACGTCTGTCTCTTTCGCATCGCTCCCCGGAGGATTCCTCCGCCTGACGGCTCCGGGCTCTTCCTCGAAGGACGGGCCCGACCTCCAGCTTGGCGCCGAGGCGCGGCATGCCACGCGTGCGCCCGGCGGCTGGAGCGCCACGTTCTCCGTTCCCGAAAGCGCTGCCGCGCGGACCGTGCACTTGCCTCTCGCGCTGCGTGGGTCCGCATCCGTCGCGGCCCTTTCGGCGCGCGGAGGGCTCGTCTGGGCGCGGCGCGAGCGCTCGGGCGCCAAGTTCGAGCTGGCGGACGCGACGGGAACGTTGCGGGTCGGGTTCGCTCCGGGAGCGCTCTTCGAGGACGCGACCGTAGTGGCTTACGCCTACCCTCGGAGTGGAGCGAGGGGCCTGATCGCCATCGATAACTCGTGGCAGGTGGAGCCCTCGCGCCATCCGCTCCGCATTCCCGCGCGAGTCCGCCTTGCCGCTCCTACCGGGACGTCGCTCGATCGGGTCGGCCTCTACCGACTCGACAGCGGCGGCTGGCAGTGGATCGGCTCGGACCGGGATTCGGCCACTGGGGCCGTGGCCGGGAACTCATCGAAGCTCGGCCGCTTCGCTCTCTTCAGCGATGTGGTCGCGCCACGAGTTGCCTTGATCAAACCGCCCGCGCGCACCGCACGTCCCGCACGTGCCCGGCCGTACAGCCGCTGGGCTGTCGAGGCCTCCGTAGTGGAAGCCGGGAGCGGTATCGACGCGAGATCTTCGTGGTTCGAGGTGGACGGGCGGCGCGTACCGACCGAATG
- the sbnB gene encoding 2,3-diaminopropionate biosynthesis protein SbnB, with amino-acid sequence MDFALSIINGQTVSDIIRGNRDECVEIVRGAYLAHASGHSVNPDSHFLRFPDKPDCRIIALPAYLGDGFEVAGLKWIASYPGNVQRGIPRASAVLVLNRCDTGYPFAILESSIISAARTAASATLAAYWLGGRSRRAHSLGIVGTGLIARYLYEFLLDTGWAIDEVRLYDRSPVESEKFRNTVCRREQHAAVTVAPDTAELVRACDLIVFTTVASTPHVVDPALFEHNPLVLHISLRDLAPEILLRSQNVVDDVDHVMKANTSPHLAEQQTGDRSFVTGTLADIMLGRRSVDRSRPIIFSPFGMGILDVAVGKWVYDQAVAGGRDMRLADFFYEVAR; translated from the coding sequence GTGGACTTCGCGCTTTCGATCATCAACGGCCAGACGGTGTCCGACATCATCCGCGGCAATCGGGATGAGTGCGTCGAGATCGTTCGGGGCGCTTACCTGGCGCACGCCTCCGGGCATTCGGTGAACCCCGACAGCCACTTCCTGCGGTTTCCCGACAAGCCCGACTGTCGGATTATCGCGCTTCCGGCCTACCTCGGAGACGGGTTCGAGGTCGCCGGGCTGAAGTGGATCGCGAGTTATCCCGGCAACGTCCAGCGGGGCATTCCGCGGGCCTCGGCCGTGCTCGTGCTCAACCGCTGCGACACCGGGTACCCGTTTGCCATTCTCGAGAGTTCGATCATCTCCGCGGCGCGGACAGCCGCTTCGGCCACCCTCGCCGCGTACTGGCTCGGCGGGCGCTCGCGGCGGGCGCATTCGCTTGGAATCGTGGGCACAGGGCTCATCGCCCGCTACCTCTACGAGTTTCTACTCGACACGGGGTGGGCGATCGATGAGGTGCGGTTGTACGACCGGTCGCCCGTCGAGAGCGAGAAGTTCCGGAACACCGTTTGCCGTCGTGAGCAGCACGCCGCCGTCACGGTTGCCCCCGACACGGCAGAACTTGTCAGGGCCTGTGATCTGATCGTGTTCACCACCGTGGCATCGACGCCCCACGTCGTCGATCCTGCCCTTTTCGAGCACAACCCCCTGGTGCTGCATATCTCACTTCGCGATCTCGCCCCCGAGATCCTCCTGAGGTCCCAAAACGTTGTCGACGACGTCGACCACGTCATGAAGGCGAACACCTCGCCCCATCTCGCCGAGCAGCAAACCGGGGACAGAAGCTTTGTGACGGGCACGCTCGCCGACATCATGCTCGGACGCCGATCCGTCGATCGCAGCCGTCCGATCATCTTCTCGCCCTTCGGAATGGGAATACTCGACGTGGCAGTCGGGAAGTGGGTGTACGACCAGGCGGTGGCGGGAGGACGGGATATGCGCCTGGCTGATTTCTTCTACGAGGTCGCGCGATGA